In the genome of Methylophaga nitratireducenticrescens, one region contains:
- a CDS encoding murein hydrolase activator EnvC family protein codes for MIIRGLILFFWLFMPLNLAAEPSSAKKLEAVRSEISELDKTLSLNKKTKAELQQQLKKQSLKVSEISRELNQIKQSIAVKDDELLNLQQQLGVTQKQQAKQLEALNQQIRSAFMNAQPSYLKILLSEQSPERVSRSNTYYRYFHTARQQQLETLHTTLQNLTEQEKAIYAVKRNLDELQQQQLAQQEAFKQQTVERERTLAALNKKISGQDAQLAALKEEEKNLQSLLDSLAKKAAKRPPPSKPVKPSERFSSLSGKLQWPLSGKILASYGSQRNLDKLSWKGILIASEKGTSVKASAEGRVVFADWMKGFGLLIIIDHGEQFMTLYGNNDSLLKNTGDTVSAGEVIAQSGDQGVRQTAGLYFEVRHKGSPTNPMQWLRKQG; via the coding sequence ATGATAATTCGTGGTTTGATCTTGTTTTTCTGGCTTTTTATGCCATTAAATCTTGCTGCTGAACCTTCTTCAGCCAAGAAGCTCGAAGCGGTACGCAGTGAAATTTCTGAACTTGATAAAACGCTTAGCCTCAATAAGAAAACCAAAGCGGAACTGCAACAGCAATTAAAAAAGCAGAGTCTCAAGGTTTCTGAAATAAGTCGCGAGTTAAACCAGATTAAACAATCTATTGCGGTTAAAGATGACGAATTACTCAATCTTCAACAACAGCTTGGAGTGACGCAAAAGCAACAGGCAAAGCAGCTGGAGGCTTTAAATCAACAGATTCGTTCTGCATTTATGAATGCTCAACCCAGTTATCTGAAGATATTATTGTCTGAACAATCACCTGAGCGGGTCAGTCGAAGTAACACTTATTACCGTTATTTTCACACGGCACGCCAGCAGCAGCTCGAGACATTACACACCACTTTGCAAAACTTAACGGAACAGGAAAAAGCTATTTATGCCGTTAAAAGAAATCTTGACGAACTGCAACAGCAACAACTGGCTCAGCAGGAAGCTTTCAAACAGCAAACTGTTGAACGTGAAAGAACACTTGCCGCACTGAATAAAAAAATCTCGGGACAGGATGCACAACTGGCTGCGCTAAAAGAAGAAGAGAAAAACCTGCAGTCATTATTAGACTCACTCGCCAAAAAAGCAGCAAAAAGACCTCCACCATCAAAACCGGTGAAACCAAGTGAACGATTTTCGAGTCTGAGTGGGAAATTACAATGGCCGTTGTCCGGAAAAATACTGGCAAGCTATGGTAGCCAGCGTAATCTTGATAAACTCAGCTGGAAAGGCATACTGATAGCCTCTGAAAAAGGCACATCTGTTAAAGCCAGCGCAGAAGGCAGAGTGGTTTTTGCCGATTGGATGAAAGGTTTTGGCTTGTTAATCATCATCGATCATGGCGAACAGTTCATGACGCTTTATGGCAATAATGACAGTCTGCTGAAAAACACGGGGGATACCGTGAGTGCTGGTGAAGTTATCGCTCAAAGTGGTGATCAGGGTGTCAGACAAACCGCTGGGCTATATTTTGAAGTACGTCATAAAGGCAGTCCGACCAACCCTATGCAATGGCTGCGCAAGCAAGGTTAA
- a CDS encoding DJ-1 family glyoxalase III: protein MATVLIPLAEGCEEIEAVTLIDVLRRAEIHVVTASLTDDLHITASRGVRLVADATLDAVIDDEFDMMVLPGGQPGTNNLNADQRIHALLKRFNQADKWLGAICAAPMVLAHGGLLEGLNVSCYPGALKPNEWPEVQFSNDAVVCDNKIITSRGPGTAMTFALTIIEKLMDEETRQQVETSLVIR from the coding sequence ATGGCAACGGTATTAATCCCACTCGCTGAGGGCTGTGAGGAAATTGAGGCGGTCACGCTGATAGATGTTCTCAGACGGGCTGAGATACATGTTGTTACTGCCAGTTTGACGGATGATCTACACATTACTGCTAGCCGTGGTGTCCGCTTGGTGGCGGATGCCACACTGGATGCAGTGATTGATGATGAATTCGACATGATGGTTCTGCCGGGCGGACAACCCGGCACCAACAATCTGAATGCCGATCAACGTATTCATGCGTTGCTCAAACGGTTTAACCAGGCTGATAAATGGTTAGGAGCAATATGTGCGGCGCCGATGGTTCTGGCACATGGAGGCCTGCTGGAGGGATTAAACGTCAGCTGTTACCCAGGAGCTCTGAAGCCAAACGAGTGGCCAGAAGTTCAATTCAGTAATGATGCTGTAGTCTGTGATAACAAAATCATTACCTCCCGCGGACCGGGAACGGCAATGACTTTTGCGTTAACAATTATCGAAAAACTTATGGATGAAGAAACTCGCCAACAAGTGGAAACGAGTCTCGTTATTCGCTAA
- the folK gene encoding 2-amino-4-hydroxy-6-hydroxymethyldihydropteridine diphosphokinase translates to MKQRQGYLLGLGSNINPQQNTEKMVTALLQEFKELKLSRVLKIPPVGMNSHRDFLNTIVFVETDLPQIELKRFCNQIEINLGRDRDDPLSKTKDRPADIDILKQLSLPEEADIPVSSITDEYFLYPIIRELLSYLTDTAEVTPPAGVLIQTSNLRFGETATTIYWDSRAGNKGVL, encoded by the coding sequence ATGAAACAGCGGCAAGGCTATCTGCTTGGTTTAGGCAGCAACATAAATCCTCAGCAAAATACCGAGAAAATGGTTACTGCGCTGCTACAAGAGTTTAAAGAGCTAAAACTAAGCCGAGTGTTAAAAATCCCGCCTGTGGGTATGAACAGTCATCGGGATTTCCTCAATACCATCGTCTTCGTTGAAACCGATTTGCCCCAGATAGAATTAAAGCGCTTCTGCAATCAGATTGAAATCAATTTAGGTCGGGATAGGGACGATCCGTTAAGCAAAACCAAAGATCGACCAGCCGATATTGATATTCTGAAACAGCTAAGCTTGCCTGAAGAAGCTGATATCCCGGTCAGCAGCATTACTGATGAGTATTTTCTTTACCCCATTATTCGGGAGCTGCTTAGTTATCTAACGGACACTGCGGAAGTCACACCTCCTGCAGGTGTTTTGATACAAACGTCTAACTTACGCTTTGGAGAGACGGCGACCACCATCTACTGGGATAGTCGCGCCGGTAATAAAGGGGTTCTCTAA
- a CDS encoding response regulator: protein MYSLNESELSILLVEPSSVQLKIIMRELRQAGVNKIDGVHDGAQAIVAMQKYPPDLVISAMYLPDMTATELLSSIRRLDNLENTHFMLISSESNIEALEPLRQSGVVAILPKPFDHANLQRAIRTTLQHIDPTEIELQNYEVEQLEVLLVDDSLVSRNHLFRVFQNMGINQIHQAENGIEAIEMLKQQSFDLVVTDLNMPKMDGQALVEHIRSEMGNTFVPILVVTSEQNQTRLGQVEQAGVSAILDKPFEPESIREILYRVLDEQS from the coding sequence ATGTACTCGCTTAATGAATCAGAACTCTCGATATTACTGGTTGAGCCATCTTCCGTTCAGCTGAAAATCATCATGCGTGAATTACGCCAGGCGGGTGTGAATAAAATTGATGGTGTTCACGATGGCGCTCAGGCTATCGTGGCGATGCAGAAGTATCCACCGGATCTGGTGATCAGCGCCATGTATTTGCCTGACATGACCGCGACTGAACTACTCTCATCAATTCGTCGACTGGATAATCTGGAAAACACCCATTTTATGCTGATCTCCAGCGAATCAAATATTGAAGCGCTTGAGCCACTTCGCCAATCCGGTGTCGTGGCCATTCTGCCCAAACCCTTTGATCACGCCAATCTGCAACGAGCCATCCGTACGACCCTGCAGCATATCGATCCCACTGAAATTGAATTACAGAATTACGAAGTAGAACAGCTGGAAGTTTTACTGGTCGATGACAGCCTAGTATCGCGCAACCATCTGTTTCGCGTGTTTCAGAACATGGGCATAAACCAGATTCATCAGGCTGAAAATGGCATTGAAGCGATTGAAATGCTCAAACAACAGAGTTTCGATTTGGTAGTGACCGATCTGAATATGCCGAAAATGGATGGTCAGGCGCTGGTTGAACATATCCGCAGTGAGATGGGCAATACCTTCGTCCCCATTTTAGTTGTCACCAGCGAGCAGAACCAAACCCGATTGGGGCAGGTTGAGCAGGCGGGCGTATCGGCAATTCTGGATAAACCTTTTGAACCTGAGTCTATCCGTGAAATCCTTTATCGAGTGCTTGACGAACAAAGTTAA
- the grxC gene encoding glutaredoxin 3, with the protein MSKVTIYSSAHCPYCTMAKQLLDRKGVSYDEIRVDQHPEKRQEMMQKSQQRTVPQIFINGKSMGGYTDLIDIDRSGQLDVLLTNN; encoded by the coding sequence ATGAGCAAAGTCACCATTTATTCATCCGCGCATTGCCCGTACTGCACAATGGCAAAGCAGTTACTGGATCGAAAAGGTGTCAGTTATGACGAAATCCGTGTGGATCAGCATCCTGAAAAACGCCAGGAAATGATGCAAAAAAGTCAGCAACGTACCGTGCCGCAAATATTCATTAATGGTAAATCAATGGGTGGATATACCGATTTGATTGATATCGACCGTTCGGGTCAGCTCGACGTTTTACTGACAAATAATTAA
- a CDS encoding rhodanese-like domain-containing protein, producing the protein MENLGEFIVNHWILSSLFVVLLFLVFSDSLTRKLGGFNAVDVPTAVNLVNQQKGCFVDIRDKAAFETSHIVDSINVPVADIEANLKSLKKKDQPLVLVCDSGQRSKAAAKQFKKHGYNNIYVMSGGLHAWRDAKLPLFS; encoded by the coding sequence ATGGAAAATCTGGGCGAATTTATTGTTAATCATTGGATACTGTCCAGTTTGTTTGTGGTGTTATTGTTTTTGGTTTTTTCTGACTCACTCACTCGCAAACTAGGTGGGTTTAATGCCGTTGATGTGCCAACAGCTGTTAATCTGGTGAATCAGCAAAAAGGCTGTTTTGTCGATATTCGCGATAAAGCTGCATTTGAAACGTCACATATAGTCGATTCCATAAATGTACCGGTGGCCGATATCGAGGCGAATCTCAAGTCGCTAAAAAAGAAGGATCAGCCTCTGGTACTGGTGTGTGACAGTGGTCAGCGTTCAAAAGCTGCTGCCAAACAGTTCAAAAAACATGGATACAACAATATTTACGTAATGTCAGGTGGTCTGCACGCATGGCGAGATGCCAAACTGCCGTTATTCAGTTAA
- a CDS encoding NAD(P)H-dependent glycerol-3-phosphate dehydrogenase gives MPTVVIGAGAWGTALAIAMARNGHEVRLWGRDKEQLSRIAAERMNSRYLPEIIFPDTLKIEMDLEKSLEKCRHIMVSVPSLAFSEILHCIKPFLSEDIPISWATKGLTPHNGQFLHDTAIEILGPKHALAVVSGPSFAAEVATGLPTALTVASRDTAFAKALASALHGPALRAYTTEDVLGVQVGGTVKNVLAIAAGICDGLGYGANARAALLTRGMAEIMRLASVLGAEPETMFGLSGMGDLILTCTDNQSRNRQLGLAIGSGLTVDEAVSKVGKTVEGMHAAREVLLRAQQAGVEMPIVEQVCKILFEGYDPRKSVQALLCREQKAESPVIGKS, from the coding sequence ATGCCCACAGTTGTCATCGGTGCCGGAGCCTGGGGTACGGCGCTGGCGATTGCCATGGCCCGCAATGGTCATGAAGTCAGGCTTTGGGGTCGTGACAAAGAACAGCTTTCTAGGATAGCGGCTGAACGGATGAACAGCCGCTATTTACCGGAAATTATTTTTCCGGATACATTGAAAATTGAAATGGATCTGGAAAAATCTCTGGAGAAATGCAGGCATATAATGGTTTCAGTGCCAAGTCTGGCGTTTAGTGAAATATTGCATTGCATTAAACCTTTTCTGTCTGAAGATATCCCGATTAGTTGGGCGACCAAAGGTTTAACGCCCCACAATGGTCAATTTCTGCACGATACGGCTATCGAAATTCTGGGTCCTAAACATGCTTTAGCCGTCGTTTCTGGCCCATCGTTCGCCGCAGAGGTTGCGACCGGATTACCTACCGCTTTAACGGTTGCTTCCCGTGATACAGCGTTTGCCAAAGCCTTGGCAAGTGCGCTTCATGGACCTGCTTTGCGGGCTTACACCACGGAGGATGTTTTAGGGGTGCAAGTCGGTGGTACGGTGAAAAACGTGTTGGCAATTGCGGCAGGTATCTGTGACGGATTAGGATATGGTGCCAACGCCCGTGCTGCTCTGCTGACCCGCGGTATGGCAGAAATTATGCGTTTAGCCAGTGTATTGGGTGCTGAACCGGAAACCATGTTTGGTCTGTCTGGTATGGGGGATTTGATCCTGACCTGTACTGATAATCAGAGCCGCAATCGCCAGCTAGGCTTAGCGATTGGTTCAGGTCTTACAGTTGATGAAGCGGTTTCAAAAGTCGGTAAGACGGTAGAAGGTATGCATGCTGCCAGAGAAGTTTTATTACGCGCTCAACAGGCGGGTGTTGAGATGCCAATTGTTGAGCAGGTATGCAAAATCCTGTTTGAAGGGTACGATCCGCGCAAATCGGTTCAGGCATTATTATGTCGTGAACAAAAAGCAGAATCTCCGGTAATCGGAAAATCGTGA
- a CDS encoding S41 family peptidase: protein MRFLKRDFALVTAGVIIGITLIFGQMVFADKDTVAKPDLPIDDLRAFSEIFGRIKSSYVEPVEDKTLLENAIRGMLSGLDPHSSYLDLSEFKDLREGTSGEFGGLGIEVSMEDGFVKVVAPIDETPAAEAGVKAGDLIIRLDDTPVKGLTLTEAVEIMRGEPGSKIVLTIIREGADKPLKLELTRAIIKVKSVRTEVLEPGYGYVRITTFQSPTGENLRDAVNQLKTDNGGKLKGMVLDLRNNPGGVLDAAVEVSDAFLNKGMIVYTEGRIQDADQKFHAKPGDMLNGAPIIVLVNGGSASASEIVAGALQDHQRAVILGTKTFGKGSVQTVMPLTNDTAVKMTTARYYTPSGRSIQADGIHPDIVIDALQISAAEDNGFQPLREIDLSRHLENGLLEELDAETTDSDVDAEEEEEKQPLALRDYPLSQALNLLKGMNIMSKR from the coding sequence ATGCGCTTTTTGAAACGTGATTTTGCGCTGGTAACAGCGGGTGTCATTATCGGCATCACATTGATTTTTGGCCAAATGGTCTTCGCCGATAAAGACACTGTCGCAAAGCCGGACCTGCCAATTGATGATCTAAGAGCTTTTTCGGAAATTTTTGGCCGCATTAAAAGTAGTTACGTTGAACCGGTGGAAGACAAAACTCTGCTGGAAAACGCTATTCGCGGCATGCTTTCTGGACTGGATCCCCATTCATCCTATCTTGATCTCAGCGAATTCAAAGATCTGCGTGAAGGCACCTCTGGAGAGTTTGGTGGCCTAGGCATAGAAGTTTCCATGGAAGATGGCTTCGTCAAAGTGGTTGCACCCATTGACGAAACTCCCGCTGCTGAAGCAGGTGTAAAAGCCGGAGACTTGATTATTCGCCTCGATGATACTCCCGTTAAAGGCCTGACACTGACGGAAGCCGTAGAGATTATGCGCGGTGAGCCGGGTAGCAAAATTGTTCTGACGATTATTCGTGAAGGCGCAGATAAACCGCTGAAACTGGAACTGACTCGCGCCATAATTAAAGTGAAAAGTGTGCGAACCGAAGTTCTCGAGCCGGGTTATGGCTATGTACGAATCACTACGTTCCAATCTCCAACCGGTGAAAATCTTCGTGACGCCGTTAATCAGCTCAAAACTGATAATGGTGGGAAGTTGAAAGGCATGGTGCTTGATTTACGCAACAATCCAGGCGGCGTTTTGGATGCTGCGGTAGAAGTATCTGATGCTTTCCTCAACAAAGGCATGATTGTCTACACGGAAGGACGTATTCAGGATGCTGATCAAAAATTCCATGCCAAACCTGGCGATATGCTGAATGGCGCACCTATTATTGTGCTGGTAAATGGTGGTTCAGCTTCCGCGTCTGAAATTGTTGCCGGGGCTTTGCAGGATCATCAACGGGCCGTGATACTGGGCACTAAAACCTTTGGTAAAGGGTCGGTACAAACGGTGATGCCTTTAACCAACGATACAGCGGTCAAAATGACAACTGCACGATATTATACCCCTTCAGGTCGTTCGATTCAGGCTGATGGTATACACCCTGATATCGTGATTGATGCCTTACAAATCAGTGCAGCTGAAGATAATGGCTTCCAGCCACTGCGAGAGATTGATCTCAGCCGTCATCTGGAAAATGGTTTACTGGAAGAGCTGGATGCTGAAACAACTGATAGCGACGTTGATGCTGAAGAAGAAGAGGAAAAACAACCTTTAGCGCTGCGTGATTATCCGCTTTCTCAGGCATTGAACCTGCTGAAAGGCATGAACATTATGAGCAAACGTTAA
- a CDS encoding class I SAM-dependent methyltransferase — MKHTAKLPAPDPIAQQHSDQLLQLIFQTIEARNGWLSFAEFMQMALYQPGLGYYSNGLSKIGEAGDFITAPEISPLFSLALGNHIADVLRQIPAADCLEFGAGNGQMAVDILQYLQEIDCLPAHYYIIEASAYLRNKQKDIIHKLFGSDQNRVIWLDQLPTEFNGVLIANEVCDAMPVHRMQFEENQILELGVGQEEGQLTWLSQTVTDPFLQTRCEQIYPLLQQFPYQTEVAMQAPAWLGTIAEILTQGAIFLIDYGYEASDYFHPLRHQGMLRCHYQHQAHNAPLTLVGLQDITAHVDFTALAETAHAKGLQVEGYQRQSDFLLAGDILNLSQQNAPDSFQQMQQAAALKRLLLPEQMGELFKVLSLSKNVDMARSKSADLRYRL; from the coding sequence ATGAAACATACCGCCAAGTTACCTGCACCTGACCCCATTGCGCAACAGCATAGCGATCAACTGTTGCAACTGATTTTTCAGACCATAGAAGCCCGGAATGGTTGGCTGAGCTTTGCAGAATTTATGCAGATGGCCTTATACCAACCTGGACTCGGTTATTACAGCAATGGCTTAAGCAAGATCGGCGAAGCAGGGGATTTTATTACAGCACCGGAAATAAGCCCGTTATTTTCACTGGCGCTAGGCAATCATATTGCTGATGTGCTCAGACAAATACCGGCGGCAGATTGCCTGGAATTTGGCGCAGGTAACGGGCAAATGGCGGTCGATATTCTGCAGTATCTGCAGGAAATTGACTGCCTTCCGGCACATTACTACATTATCGAAGCAAGTGCCTACTTACGGAATAAACAAAAGGATATAATCCATAAACTTTTTGGAAGTGACCAGAATCGTGTGATTTGGCTGGATCAACTGCCTACTGAATTTAATGGAGTGCTCATTGCAAATGAAGTGTGCGATGCCATGCCTGTGCATCGAATGCAGTTTGAAGAAAATCAGATTCTGGAGTTAGGAGTAGGGCAGGAAGAAGGGCAACTGACATGGCTGTCACAAACGGTGACAGATCCTTTTTTACAGACACGTTGCGAACAGATTTATCCTTTACTGCAGCAGTTTCCCTATCAGACAGAAGTGGCTATGCAAGCACCTGCCTGGCTTGGCACTATCGCCGAAATACTGACACAGGGTGCTATATTTTTGATTGATTATGGCTATGAAGCCAGTGACTATTTTCATCCCTTGCGGCATCAGGGCATGTTGCGTTGCCATTATCAACATCAGGCACATAATGCGCCATTGACCCTGGTCGGCCTGCAGGATATCACTGCCCATGTGGACTTCACAGCATTAGCTGAAACGGCCCATGCAAAAGGGTTGCAGGTCGAGGGTTATCAAAGGCAGAGTGATTTTCTGCTGGCAGGTGACATTCTCAATCTCAGCCAACAGAATGCGCCAGATTCCTTTCAGCAGATGCAACAGGCCGCAGCTTTGAAACGTTTATTATTACCAGAACAGATGGGAGAACTGTTTAAGGTGCTCAGTCTGTCAAAAAATGTCGATATGGCTCGCTCCAAATCCGCTGATTTGCGTTATCGTCTTTAA
- a CDS encoding SDR family oxidoreductase, translated as MNNPILVTGAGKRVGFHIASRLKQDGYEVLAHYRTETDDVQKLKQLDIQTIQADLQDTASIMEFIDKLQQFSPAYRGIVHNASAFTPTADDLVEAAEQYQHFFTIHMLAPFLINQALSKLLKGPGNDPADIIHITDINVENPTPRFDIYGTTKAGLHNLTLVSAKKLAPQIKVNSVAPGPVLFTESHTQEARQKMLSETPLAREGGAEPVYLAIKSLLENPFITGATIPVDGGRRLSKA; from the coding sequence GTGAATAATCCCATTTTAGTAACAGGTGCCGGAAAGCGGGTCGGATTTCATATCGCTTCCAGGCTAAAGCAGGATGGTTATGAGGTATTGGCACATTACCGTACTGAAACGGATGATGTCCAAAAACTAAAACAATTAGACATACAGACTATTCAGGCTGATTTGCAGGATACTGCCAGCATTATGGAGTTTATCGACAAACTGCAGCAATTCAGTCCGGCTTATCGAGGCATTGTGCATAATGCCTCAGCATTTACACCGACAGCAGATGATTTGGTTGAGGCTGCGGAGCAATATCAACATTTTTTTACCATACATATGTTAGCGCCGTTTCTGATCAATCAGGCGTTATCAAAGCTATTAAAGGGACCAGGCAATGATCCGGCCGATATTATTCATATCACCGATATCAATGTTGAAAACCCTACCCCACGGTTTGATATTTATGGCACAACCAAAGCGGGATTGCATAACCTGACGCTGGTGTCGGCAAAAAAACTTGCTCCGCAGATCAAGGTGAATTCAGTGGCTCCGGGACCCGTTTTATTCACCGAGTCACATACACAGGAAGCCAGGCAGAAAATGCTATCTGAAACCCCGCTGGCCCGTGAAGGTGGTGCGGAGCCGGTTTATCTCGCCATAAAAAGCTTGTTAGAGAACCCCTTTATTACCGGCGCGACTATCCCAGTAGATGGTGGTCGCCGTCTCTCCAAAGCGTAA
- the secB gene encoding protein-export chaperone SecB: MAEENTAATEEQQPKFIIQKIYTKDISFETPNSPEIFREEWKPKLDLQLGNEYTRLDDDTHEIILIVTVTAKVNDQVAFLAEVKQAGIFTLTGYSKEEMGPLIGSYCPNTIFPFAREVISDVVIKGGFPQLVLAPVNFDAVYKHQIDQARQQMEAAQATH; the protein is encoded by the coding sequence ATGGCTGAAGAAAACACAGCAGCAACAGAAGAACAACAACCGAAGTTCATCATTCAGAAGATCTACACCAAAGATATTTCATTTGAGACGCCTAATTCTCCAGAAATTTTCCGTGAAGAATGGAAACCAAAACTGGATCTGCAGCTAGGCAATGAATATACCCGTCTTGATGATGATACCCATGAAATTATTCTGATCGTCACTGTCACCGCAAAAGTAAACGATCAGGTCGCATTTCTGGCGGAAGTTAAACAGGCTGGAATTTTCACTTTGACCGGTTACAGCAAAGAAGAAATGGGACCGCTGATTGGCAGCTACTGCCCGAATACTATTTTCCCATTTGCACGGGAAGTTATTTCTGATGTGGTTATCAAAGGCGGTTTCCCACAACTCGTGCTGGCACCAGTGAACTTTGATGCAGTGTACAAACATCAGATTGATCAGGCTCGTCAGCAGATGGAAGCAGCACAAGCTACGCACTAG
- the gpmI gene encoding 2,3-bisphosphoglycerate-independent phosphoglycerate mutase — MSHKHRPLALIILDGWGYSEEVQHNAIMAANTPVWDHLWKDYAHTLINASGAGVGLPGDQMGNSEVGHLNIGAGRVVYQEFTRISGVIRNGTFFTNQTLTALVNEVVQKDKALHILGLLSDGGVHSHDSHIQAMVKLAADRGATKIYLHAFLDGRDTSPKSAQKFIENMQASFNKTGKGRFASIVGRFYAMDRDQRWDRVQQAYELIANGKAVYQADNAIEALQQAYAREETDEFVKATRIGDVVPIEDGDSIVFMNFRADRARELTQCFIDTEFAGFPILAAPKLSKFVTLTEYKKDFDVPVAFPAEKLKNLLGECISAVGLRQLRIAETEKYAHVTFFFNGGSDVPYEGEDRILVPSPKVETYDLQPEMNAPEVAEKLVKAIHSNQYDVIICNFANADMVGHTGNFDATVKAIETLDNCLGKIWSALKESGGEMLVTADHGNAEKMLDNEKGQAHTAHTSNLVPLIYAGRSAVCAEQGGLSDIAPTMLSLLDLPIPAEMNNHLLVKLT; from the coding sequence ATGAGCCACAAGCACCGCCCACTTGCGCTAATCATTCTGGATGGTTGGGGTTATAGTGAAGAGGTACAGCATAATGCCATTATGGCTGCCAATACCCCTGTCTGGGATCACCTCTGGAAGGATTACGCACATACATTGATTAACGCCTCTGGCGCTGGCGTCGGCTTACCCGGCGATCAGATGGGAAATTCTGAAGTCGGGCACCTCAATATTGGTGCTGGCCGTGTGGTTTATCAGGAATTTACCCGGATTAGTGGCGTCATTCGAAACGGAACATTTTTTACGAATCAAACACTGACTGCTTTGGTGAATGAAGTGGTTCAAAAGGATAAAGCCCTGCATATTCTGGGCTTGCTCTCCGATGGCGGCGTGCACAGTCATGACAGTCATATTCAAGCCATGGTAAAGCTTGCTGCAGACCGCGGTGCGACCAAAATCTATCTGCACGCTTTTCTGGATGGTCGCGATACGTCACCCAAATCTGCTCAAAAATTCATTGAGAACATGCAAGCCAGTTTTAACAAGACCGGTAAAGGACGCTTCGCCAGTATTGTCGGACGCTTTTATGCGATGGACCGTGATCAACGCTGGGATAGAGTTCAACAGGCTTATGAACTGATTGCTAATGGTAAAGCTGTTTATCAGGCAGACAATGCAATTGAAGCTCTTCAGCAGGCTTATGCGCGAGAAGAAACGGATGAGTTTGTTAAAGCCACCAGAATTGGTGATGTAGTGCCGATTGAGGACGGTGACAGTATTGTCTTCATGAATTTCCGTGCTGATCGCGCTCGTGAATTAACCCAGTGTTTCATTGATACTGAGTTTGCTGGATTTCCTATATTGGCTGCACCAAAACTGTCAAAATTTGTCACGCTGACGGAATATAAGAAGGATTTTGATGTTCCGGTGGCTTTTCCGGCTGAAAAGCTCAAAAACCTGCTGGGCGAATGTATTTCTGCTGTCGGCTTGCGCCAGTTGCGTATTGCTGAAACCGAAAAATATGCGCATGTAACGTTCTTTTTTAATGGCGGAAGCGACGTTCCTTACGAAGGTGAAGATCGGATTCTGGTGCCCTCACCAAAAGTCGAAACCTACGATTTGCAACCGGAGATGAATGCTCCGGAAGTGGCCGAAAAACTGGTTAAAGCCATTCACAGCAATCAATATGATGTCATCATCTGCAACTTCGCCAATGCCGATATGGTCGGCCATACCGGTAATTTTGATGCGACCGTTAAAGCCATTGAAACACTGGATAACTGTCTGGGTAAAATCTGGTCCGCATTAAAAGAAAGCGGTGGCGAAATGCTGGTAACAGCTGATCACGGCAATGCTGAAAAGATGCTGGACAATGAGAAAGGACAGGCGCATACCGCCCACACCAGCAACCTCGTGCCGTTAATTTATGCCGGACGTTCAGCAGTGTGTGCGGAACAGGGTGGTTTATCTGATATTGCCCCGACCATGCTGAGCCTGCTTGATCTGCCGATTCCAGCGGAAATGAATAATCATCTTTTGGTGAAACTCACCTGA
- a CDS encoding ArsR/SmtB family transcription factor, which translates to MQVMNDDIERAAFALKAMSNPLRLKILCALGDHELSVQEIVEQVGTTQSNVSQHLAKLKEKNILAARREANRIFYRVNDERLLRLISMMCELFCVK; encoded by the coding sequence ATGCAGGTTATGAATGATGATATTGAACGTGCCGCATTTGCGTTGAAAGCGATGTCGAATCCACTGCGTTTGAAAATCCTTTGTGCACTGGGCGATCATGAATTATCTGTGCAGGAGATTGTTGAACAGGTTGGCACAACACAAAGCAATGTGTCTCAACACCTTGCCAAGCTGAAAGAGAAAAACATTCTGGCGGCAAGACGAGAAGCAAATCGTATATTTTACCGTGTTAACGATGAGCGTCTGTTACGGCTAATCAGCATGATGTGCGAATTGTTTTGCGTAAAATAG